The following coding sequences are from one Parabacteroides pacaensis window:
- a CDS encoding HU family DNA-binding protein — translation MSYQYVVRSKKDKTGGEEKVRYYGVPVVTGQILTSELAEEVADRCSLTRGDVLAAISELSAVMKMWLSGGYSVNLDRIGSFSLSASSPGCVTPEECTPGKVKAQRVCFKASPEMREIVEKVKFEKKK, via the coding sequence ATGTCATACCAGTATGTCGTACGTTCTAAGAAGGACAAGACGGGAGGTGAAGAGAAAGTACGCTATTATGGCGTCCCCGTGGTCACCGGACAGATTCTAACATCCGAATTGGCTGAAGAAGTAGCCGACCGTTGCTCGTTAACGCGGGGAGATGTCCTTGCTGCTATCAGTGAATTGAGTGCAGTTATGAAGATGTGGTTAAGCGGAGGCTATTCGGTTAATTTAGACCGGATCGGGAGCTTTTCCCTTTCTGCTAGTAGTCCGGGCTGTGTGACTCCGGAAGAATGTACGCCCGGTAAAGTGAAAGCCCAGCGTGTATGTTTTAAAGCATCACCCGAGATGCGGGAGATAGTGGAAAAGGTCAAATTCGAAAAGAAGAAATAA
- a CDS encoding PepSY-like domain-containing protein: MKTYCLLLNLALSISLVLFTGSCSEDDDPKGHTGIPESELPQRIQNYVHELLPGESYLLAEKIADEANRTYTYHLTYEEDTKLVFDEAGDWLEIYISDRALPPYLKKQYKDIFYKIEKDFQETVCRLTKASYGITFELKDGQLLAFPDNDATLIGLEQIGFEGNTDPEQILSVKMYSFIRTYFPEATVRNIVRPSSGSLATSEFSYKVWLDNSFVITYDMQGQWKNVISTEKKSLPTAFIQSFPEEVITFLQENYPSMNLISVEVITEPDTLQYYFKTDDIYSFGIGIDNPNKPITIPNLEIRSFARTHFNAETLCITFSSENKNLFVVSLQNGFNFAMNSAGEWLYVDGHGYPVDKMEKPVIPEEIITNTEKTYNTKITAIYKKTEEAEIYYELWGTNGSSYISRAGEITEGEPLSFSAYEKAYRYVRYHYPIEVHFTPVPNDRKGYTFQFSHGQEVHFDREGNFIGD; the protein is encoded by the coding sequence ATGAAAACCTATTGTCTGTTATTGAATCTAGCTCTTTCTATCTCCCTCGTCCTATTTACCGGCAGTTGTTCCGAAGATGACGACCCTAAAGGACACACCGGCATTCCGGAAAGTGAATTGCCTCAACGTATCCAAAATTATGTACATGAGCTTTTGCCCGGCGAATCCTACCTTCTGGCTGAAAAAATAGCTGATGAAGCAAACCGCACATACACGTATCATCTGACGTATGAAGAAGATACGAAGCTGGTCTTTGACGAGGCAGGCGACTGGCTGGAAATTTACATTTCCGATAGAGCTCTCCCTCCTTATTTAAAAAAACAATATAAAGATATATTCTACAAGATTGAAAAAGATTTCCAAGAAACCGTATGTCGCCTCACCAAAGCAAGTTACGGAATTACTTTCGAATTGAAAGACGGACAGCTTCTGGCTTTCCCGGACAATGACGCAACTTTGATCGGCCTCGAACAAATAGGTTTCGAAGGTAATACGGATCCTGAACAAATCCTGTCGGTGAAAATGTATTCTTTCATCCGTACGTACTTCCCGGAAGCTACTGTCCGGAACATCGTCAGACCGTCTTCAGGAAGCCTCGCAACCTCAGAATTCAGTTATAAGGTATGGCTGGACAACAGTTTTGTTATTACTTACGACATGCAAGGCCAATGGAAAAACGTGATCAGCACTGAAAAGAAGAGCTTACCTACGGCATTTATTCAATCTTTTCCGGAAGAAGTAATCACGTTTCTCCAAGAAAACTATCCGTCTATGAACTTGATCAGTGTCGAAGTCATCACAGAACCGGATACCCTACAATATTATTTCAAAACGGATGATATTTATTCGTTCGGAATAGGGATCGATAATCCGAATAAGCCGATTACAATACCGAATCTTGAAATACGCAGCTTTGCCAGAACTCATTTTAATGCCGAAACTCTATGCATTACTTTTTCAAGCGAGAATAAAAACTTATTTGTCGTTTCTTTACAGAATGGCTTTAATTTCGCCATGAACAGTGCAGGAGAATGGCTCTATGTAGACGGTCACGGGTACCCCGTGGATAAGATGGAAAAACCTGTTATTCCGGAAGAAATTATCACAAACACCGAGAAAACGTACAATACAAAAATTACGGCCATTTATAAAAAGACAGAAGAAGCTGAGATTTATTATGAGTTATGGGGCACAAACGGAAGTTCCTACATCTCCCGTGCCGGTGAGATTACAGAGGGGGAACCTCTTTCTTTCTCTGCTTATGAAAAGGCTTACCGGTATGTCCGGTATCATTATCCGATAGAAGTACATTTTACCCCTGTTCCGAATGATCGGAAAGGATATACCTTCCAATTTTCTCACGGACAGGAAGTGCACTTTGATCGAGAAGGCAATTTTATCGGGGATTAA
- the trpS gene encoding tryptophan--tRNA ligase has product METVVSGIRSTGQLHLGNYFGALRNFIKMQDENQCYFFIADLHALTTHPDPKMLHTNVKDVLTEYLAAGMDPEKSAIYIQSDIHEIPELYLLMNMHAYMGELAKTTSFKEKARKQPNNVNAGLLTYPTLMAVDIIIHKANKVPVGKDQEQHLEMTRTFARRFNNFYGVEYFPEPTAYNFGENLIKIPGLDGSGKMGKSEGNCIYLSDDPKTIEKKVKKALTDQGPTAPNSVKPDYIENLFTILKVVSTPDVVDYYEEKWNTCEIRYGDLKKQLAADIIKVTTPIRERILAIQGDDAYLHKVATEGAEKARESAAKTLKEVREIMGFKAF; this is encoded by the coding sequence ATGGAAACAGTTGTAAGCGGTATCCGCTCTACCGGCCAATTACATTTAGGAAACTACTTCGGCGCATTACGCAACTTCATCAAGATGCAAGACGAAAACCAATGCTACTTCTTTATTGCAGACTTGCATGCCTTGACTACGCACCCCGATCCTAAAATGCTTCATACCAACGTAAAAGATGTCCTTACGGAATATCTGGCAGCAGGGATGGACCCGGAGAAGTCCGCCATTTATATCCAAAGCGATATTCATGAAATTCCCGAATTATACTTATTGATGAATATGCACGCTTATATGGGGGAATTGGCAAAGACGACTTCTTTTAAAGAAAAGGCCCGGAAACAACCGAACAATGTCAATGCCGGCTTGCTCACTTATCCTACCTTGATGGCTGTGGATATTATTATCCATAAGGCGAACAAAGTGCCGGTAGGCAAAGACCAGGAACAGCATTTGGAAATGACGCGTACCTTTGCCCGCCGTTTTAATAACTTCTATGGAGTAGAGTATTTCCCGGAGCCTACGGCCTATAATTTCGGCGAAAACCTAATTAAAATTCCCGGATTAGACGGAAGCGGAAAAATGGGAAAATCGGAAGGAAACTGTATTTATCTTTCGGATGATCCGAAGACAATTGAAAAGAAAGTGAAGAAAGCGTTGACCGACCAAGGTCCTACCGCCCCCAATTCCGTTAAACCGGATTATATTGAAAACCTGTTTACCATCCTGAAAGTAGTCTCTACTCCTGATGTGGTGGATTATTACGAAGAAAAATGGAATACTTGCGAAATCCGGTACGGAGATTTGAAGAAACAGCTTGCTGCTGACATTATTAAGGTAACGACTCCTATCCGTGAACGGATTCTTGCTATCCAGGGTGATGACGCATATCTCCATAAAGTAGCTACCGAAGGGGCTGAAAAAGCTCGCGAAAGTGCTGCAAAAACCTTGAAAGAGGTACGTGAAATCATGGGATTCAAAGCATTTTAA
- a CDS encoding ligand-binding sensor domain-containing protein, which produces MVEHLHYKFRIIFIVCILCMHSFCMSAVGKIPSLLIQNFSNQEYKASCQNWKITVGREGFLFIANNSGLLVFDGNSWTNYETPDQSVVKSVVLHQDTIFTGHGNDFGYWVADENGSYLYHSLLKSFPSVKIRNEMFDKLYSVGNTLWAKSENHCFRYENGEVSVFHLPERTADSDLLQDGSSLYLSVIDRGLYEVKENGLFYLPAFDCLADKKIIFIHSVGKEKYLVGTENDGIFLVTDNACFPWDTPVNEELKHSRVSSLEIVGDVYLIGTYYNGLYITSPQGIVYEHYTVANRLQDMNVHDICKQDDKSVWLAFDNGISLLTFSSPITLLAERIKVGKLLDGAWVNGSIVIRTNQGVFKQTVRPDGRSEMLPYEGELPFTQETKMRDVLAALPPEIADTLLPFRNIWLENEQIVWGIQNDNKIYRLQLSNLSNGQEAVKNYTLPVSLQKEVISDLALIDGVVVLFTGSACWRYDKGEDEFVRYDELEELLGEYVTGKIVFPVGEDLYWIVSGNEMALFYIKEGTGQLKCRILLDNYNLNIVNRDKQIIPLSDSLHLVSAMQGVLLVNTRELIESHFNIKAPFNVRRIQYTDRKGTIHSISAASGKIKLPYDFQDLKVNVGTSIFTASHQISYKMSGTSSWSEWQKNGEISFFQLPVGKYELEVRKYVVKGIFPSISLQIEVGPPWYDTIWAYIVYLLLLWGVVQGGLRYYLKYQRKQEQAMLEAERVTEQQRLQQLKNEILETELQNKNNELTLQTTALVKRNQVMQSLLEELENQKQTLGERYPNKLYNRMKSLIEENISNQADWILFESYFNSAHQNFMDRLRIQYPDLTTGDFRICCLLRMNLSTKEIASLLNISVRSVELRRYRLRKRLALSGEANLVEFLTSF; this is translated from the coding sequence ATGGTAGAACATCTGCACTATAAATTCCGGATTATTTTTATTGTGTGTATTTTGTGCATGCATTCTTTTTGTATGTCTGCCGTAGGAAAGATCCCTTCTCTTTTAATTCAGAATTTTTCTAACCAGGAATATAAAGCCAGTTGCCAAAATTGGAAAATAACCGTAGGGCGTGAAGGTTTTTTATTTATTGCTAATAATTCAGGTTTATTGGTTTTTGATGGAAATTCCTGGACAAATTATGAAACGCCTGACCAGTCAGTCGTAAAATCGGTCGTTCTTCATCAGGATACGATCTTTACCGGGCATGGGAATGATTTCGGATATTGGGTTGCCGATGAAAACGGATCGTATTTATACCATTCTTTGCTCAAATCTTTTCCATCGGTTAAAATACGGAACGAAATGTTTGATAAGCTCTATTCCGTAGGGAATACTCTTTGGGCTAAAAGTGAAAATCATTGTTTCCGGTATGAGAACGGGGAAGTGTCTGTTTTTCACTTGCCGGAAAGGACTGCCGATTCCGATTTGCTTCAGGATGGCTCTTCCCTGTATTTATCGGTTATCGACAGAGGGTTATATGAGGTAAAAGAAAATGGTTTGTTTTATCTTCCTGCTTTTGATTGCTTAGCAGATAAAAAGATAATATTTATTCATTCGGTAGGAAAGGAAAAGTATTTGGTAGGGACAGAGAATGATGGTATATTCTTGGTAACGGATAATGCTTGCTTTCCTTGGGATACTCCGGTAAACGAAGAACTGAAACATTCGCGGGTTTCTTCTTTGGAAATAGTAGGGGATGTCTATTTGATCGGTACCTATTATAACGGTTTGTATATTACTTCTCCCCAAGGGATCGTGTATGAGCATTATACCGTGGCGAATCGGTTGCAGGATATGAATGTGCACGATATTTGCAAGCAAGACGATAAATCTGTCTGGTTAGCTTTCGATAATGGTATTTCCTTGCTTACTTTTTCTTCTCCTATCACTTTATTGGCGGAAAGAATAAAGGTTGGTAAATTGCTGGATGGTGCATGGGTAAACGGTTCTATCGTGATACGTACCAATCAAGGTGTATTTAAGCAAACGGTACGACCGGACGGACGTTCGGAAATGCTTCCTTATGAGGGAGAGCTGCCTTTTACTCAGGAAACAAAAATGCGGGATGTCTTAGCTGCCCTTCCTCCGGAAATAGCGGATACGCTCTTGCCTTTCCGGAATATATGGCTGGAAAATGAACAGATTGTATGGGGAATACAAAATGATAATAAGATATACAGATTACAATTGTCTAATTTATCGAATGGACAGGAGGCGGTTAAAAATTATACCCTTCCTGTTTCCTTACAAAAAGAAGTGATAAGTGATCTTGCTTTAATCGATGGAGTAGTGGTATTGTTTACAGGCTCCGCTTGCTGGAGATATGATAAAGGAGAGGATGAATTTGTCCGGTATGATGAATTGGAAGAGTTGTTAGGGGAATATGTTACAGGTAAGATCGTTTTTCCGGTAGGGGAGGATTTATATTGGATTGTAAGCGGAAATGAAATGGCGTTGTTTTATATAAAAGAAGGAACAGGCCAGTTGAAATGCAGGATCTTATTGGATAATTATAATTTGAATATCGTTAACCGGGATAAGCAAATCATTCCTTTGTCGGATTCCCTTCATTTGGTGTCTGCTATGCAGGGTGTTTTATTGGTGAATACGCGGGAGTTGATAGAATCCCATTTTAATATCAAGGCTCCTTTCAATGTGCGCCGGATCCAGTATACAGACCGGAAAGGGACTATACATTCTATTTCCGCCGCATCGGGTAAAATTAAACTTCCTTATGATTTTCAAGATTTGAAAGTGAATGTGGGTACTTCTATATTTACAGCTTCCCATCAGATTAGTTATAAAATGTCGGGCACGTCTTCGTGGTCGGAATGGCAAAAGAATGGAGAAATTTCTTTTTTCCAGTTGCCTGTGGGAAAGTATGAATTGGAGGTCAGGAAATATGTCGTAAAAGGAATCTTTCCTTCTATTTCTCTTCAAATAGAAGTGGGGCCACCTTGGTATGATACGATCTGGGCTTATATTGTTTATTTGTTGTTGCTATGGGGAGTGGTACAAGGCGGTTTACGTTATTATTTGAAATATCAGCGTAAGCAGGAGCAGGCTATGTTGGAGGCTGAACGCGTAACGGAGCAGCAGCGGTTACAGCAATTAAAAAATGAAATCCTGGAAACAGAGCTCCAAAACAAGAATAATGAATTGACGCTTCAAACTACGGCTTTGGTAAAACGTAACCAAGTAATGCAATCTTTATTGGAAGAGCTTGAAAATCAAAAACAAACATTAGGCGAGCGATATCCTAATAAGCTTTATAATCGGATGAAATCGCTGATTGAGGAAAATATCAGTAACCAAGCTGATTGGATTTTGTTTGAAAGTTACTTCAATAGTGCCCATCAGAACTTTATGGATCGCTTGCGTATCCAGTATCCGGACTTAACAACGGGTGATTTCCGGATTTGTTGCTTATTGCGTATGAATCTTTCTACAAAAGAAATTGCTTCTTTGTTAAACATTTCTGTCCGTTCTGTAGAACTTCGCCGTTACCGGCTTCGTAAACGGCTTGCTTTATCTGGTGAGGCGAATTTGGTGGAGTTTCTAACGTCGTTCTAA
- a CDS encoding BT4734/BF3469 family protein: MKVTQYRYEKGQLLMRTMELSAIQEALRVENRTKPVTIYRQFLPFILPGQPNKYFQRLPQIAFGVTYKKMEKQAEVRNYTGLVLLEIAHLANGKEAALIRQQASRMPQTLLAFIGCDGKSVEVVIPFVLPDGTLPGKIEQAELFHAHAYRLAVKHYQPAFMRNITLNEPSIEQACRMSYDPDLYYNPEALPIRMEQPKRLAREDAVRIIPQGPSDPSQRLLPGVDQKQIHATFFSVAFAETLRSVRQIKDSDLQPFLIELAQNCYRASVPEEEAVCWLLCYESMQNRALEIRKTFRSVYGLKEACARDKEPELPEVLKTTLLLDEFMKRRYELRRNEMSGAVEYRDRSLMVFDFKPLTKEMQNSMCMEAHQEGLNVWDKDIARYVYSDRIPLFHPLEHYLYELPVWDGTDRIREVANRIKCNNPLWADQFYRWFLGMVAHWQQLDREHGNSTVPLLVGNQGCGKSTFCLQLLPPELRAFYTDSIDFSNRREVELALHRFLLINMDEFETVKPSQQSYVKHVLQKAVVNTRLPHQSAIRSLCRYGAFIATANNFDLLTDPTGSRRFICVEVKGKIDTFQPIEYDQLFSQALTALEAGERFWFTSEEEAVIMENNARFQQQPAEEQFFHQYFRAVEGEEEGLSLLAVEILQRIRLRNKDFNYTNKMVSQFGRLLKRNNIPSRRTKSGTYYLVKELV, translated from the coding sequence ATGAAAGTAACACAATATCGCTATGAAAAAGGGCAATTGCTTATGCGTACGATGGAACTTTCCGCCATACAAGAAGCTTTGCGGGTTGAAAACCGGACTAAACCGGTTACTATTTACCGTCAATTCTTACCGTTTATTTTACCGGGACAACCGAATAAGTACTTTCAGCGGCTTCCGCAGATAGCCTTCGGGGTTACTTACAAAAAGATGGAGAAACAAGCGGAAGTGAGGAACTATACCGGTCTTGTCTTGCTGGAGATCGCGCATTTAGCCAATGGGAAAGAGGCTGCTCTGATCCGGCAGCAAGCTTCCCGGATGCCGCAAACTTTATTGGCTTTTATAGGGTGTGACGGGAAAAGCGTGGAAGTAGTCATCCCCTTTGTCTTGCCGGACGGTACTTTGCCCGGAAAAATAGAACAAGCCGAATTGTTTCATGCGCATGCTTACCGCTTGGCCGTGAAACATTACCAACCGGCATTTATGCGGAATATAACTTTGAATGAACCTTCTATAGAGCAAGCTTGCCGTATGAGTTACGACCCGGATTTGTATTACAATCCCGAAGCTCTTCCTATCCGCATGGAACAACCCAAACGTTTGGCGCGGGAAGATGCGGTACGGATTATTCCCCAAGGCCCTTCCGATCCGTCGCAAAGATTGTTGCCGGGAGTGGATCAAAAACAAATCCATGCTACCTTTTTTAGTGTCGCTTTTGCAGAAACACTTCGCTCTGTCCGGCAAATAAAGGATTCCGATTTGCAGCCTTTTTTGATTGAACTGGCACAGAATTGTTACCGGGCTTCTGTGCCGGAAGAAGAGGCTGTCTGTTGGTTGTTGTGTTATGAAAGTATGCAAAACCGGGCATTGGAAATCCGGAAGACTTTCCGTTCGGTATACGGGCTGAAAGAGGCTTGTGCAAGAGATAAAGAACCGGAACTGCCGGAAGTATTGAAGACTACTTTGCTGCTGGACGAGTTCATGAAAAGGCGTTATGAATTAAGACGCAATGAAATGAGCGGGGCGGTGGAGTACCGGGACCGTTCTTTGATGGTGTTTGATTTCAAACCGTTGACGAAAGAAATGCAAAACTCTATGTGCATGGAGGCTCATCAAGAAGGCTTGAATGTATGGGATAAAGATATAGCCCGGTATGTGTATTCCGACCGCATCCCGCTTTTTCATCCGCTGGAACACTATTTGTATGAGTTGCCGGTTTGGGACGGAACAGACCGGATCCGGGAAGTGGCTAACCGGATAAAATGTAATAATCCGCTGTGGGCAGATCAATTTTACCGTTGGTTCCTGGGGATGGTAGCTCATTGGCAACAATTGGACCGGGAACATGGAAACAGTACGGTTCCTTTATTGGTTGGAAACCAGGGTTGTGGGAAATCGACATTTTGTTTGCAGTTGTTACCGCCTGAATTAAGGGCCTTTTATACGGATAGTATCGATTTTAGCAACCGTCGTGAAGTTGAACTGGCACTTCACCGTTTTTTGCTTATCAATATGGATGAGTTTGAAACGGTCAAACCTTCCCAGCAAAGCTATGTGAAACATGTGTTGCAGAAAGCGGTGGTGAATACCCGGTTGCCTCATCAATCGGCCATCCGTTCTTTGTGCAGGTATGGTGCATTTATTGCGACTGCCAACAATTTTGATTTATTGACTGATCCTACCGGGAGCCGGCGGTTTATTTGTGTGGAAGTAAAAGGGAAGATAGATACGTTTCAGCCGATAGAATATGACCAATTGTTTTCTCAAGCTCTGACAGCTCTCGAAGCCGGCGAACGTTTCTGGTTTACCTCGGAGGAAGAAGCGGTAATTATGGAAAATAATGCCCGTTTCCAGCAACAGCCGGCGGAGGAACAATTTTTTCATCAGTATTTCCGTGCTGTGGAGGGTGAAGAGGAAGGCTTGTCTCTGTTGGCAGTGGAAATATTGCAACGTATCCGTCTGCGGAACAAAGATTTTAATTATACGAACAAGATGGTAAGCCAGTTCGGACGCTTGTTAAAACGGAATAATATTCCTTCGCGCCGCACGAAAAGCGGGACTTATTATTTGGTGAAAGAATTAGTATAG
- the carB gene encoding carbamoyl-phosphate synthase (glutamine-hydrolyzing) large subunit — protein sequence MSKTGIKKVIVLGSGALKIGQAGEFDYSGSQALKALKEEGISTVLINPNIATIQTSEGVADQVYFLPITPYFVEEVIKKERPDGILLAFGGQTALNCGTELYTSGTLAKYGVKVLGTSVEAIMYTEDRDLFVKKLTEIGVKVPISQAVESMEDAVEAANRIGFPVMIRSAYALGGMGSGICKNEAELRLLAESAFAYSNQILVEESLKGWKEIEFEVIRDKNDHCFTVVSMENVDPLGVHTGESIVVAPTCSLTDAELDWLKELSTKTIRHLGIVGECNIQYAFNSDTNDYRVIEVNARLSRSSALASKASGYPLAFVAAKLALGYGLDEIGEMGTPNSAYKAPEVDYMIVKIPRWDLTKFVGVSRQIGSSMKSVGEIMSIGKSFEEIMQKGLRMIGQGMHGFVGNNDLEFENLDDELANPTDLRIFAVAKAFEKGYTVERIHELTKISHWFLNALKNIDDYRKVLEGYNKIEDIPADVMKEAKRLGFSDFQIARFVEDPQGNMEKENLRVRALRKKQGVLPSVKRINTIASEHPELTNYLYMTYDGSEHDIPYYKNDKSVVILGSGAYRIGSSVEFDWCSVNAAQTARKLGYKSIMINYNPETVSTDYDMCDRLYFDELSYERVLDVIDLELPKGVIVSVGGQIPNNLAMKLHRQHVPILGTSPVSIDRAENRHKFSAMLDQLGIDQPRWRELESMDEIDSFVDEVGFPILIRPSYVLSGAAMNVCHTKEEMITFLKLAAKVSKEYPVVVSEFLQNAKEIEFDAVAQNGEVVEYAISEHVEFAGVHSGDATLVFPAQKIYFETARRIKKISKMIAKELNISGPFNIQYLAKNNEVKVIECNLRASRSFPFVSKVLKRNFIETAARIMLDAPYTKPDKSAFDIDWIGVKASQFSFARLHKADPVLGVDMSSTGEVGCIGDDFDEALLSAMIAVGYNIPKKGVMVSSGGAKSKVDLLEPCRTLDEKGYKIYATAGTQKFLAENGIQATAVCWPDEEGELNVMDMFARHAFDLVINIPKNHSKRELTNGYKIRRAAIDHNIPLLTNARLASAFIEAFCQMKMEDIQIKSWQEYK from the coding sequence ATGTCGAAAACTGGAATCAAAAAGGTAATTGTTCTGGGCTCGGGAGCCCTGAAGATCGGACAGGCCGGTGAGTTTGACTACTCCGGTTCACAAGCTTTGAAAGCCTTAAAAGAAGAAGGCATAAGTACTGTGCTGATTAACCCTAACATTGCTACTATCCAAACTTCGGAAGGTGTAGCGGACCAGGTATATTTTTTACCGATTACTCCTTATTTTGTAGAAGAAGTTATTAAAAAAGAACGACCTGACGGAATCCTGTTGGCTTTTGGCGGCCAGACGGCTTTGAACTGCGGAACCGAACTGTATACCAGCGGTACATTGGCTAAATACGGCGTAAAAGTATTGGGTACTTCGGTAGAGGCGATTATGTACACGGAAGACCGGGATCTGTTTGTTAAGAAACTGACGGAAATCGGGGTAAAGGTTCCTATCAGCCAGGCGGTGGAAAGTATGGAAGATGCCGTGGAGGCTGCCAACCGGATCGGATTTCCTGTGATGATCCGTTCGGCTTATGCCTTAGGAGGTATGGGTAGCGGTATTTGCAAAAACGAAGCAGAGCTTCGCCTATTGGCCGAAAGTGCTTTTGCTTATTCAAACCAGATTTTGGTAGAAGAATCCCTGAAAGGATGGAAAGAAATTGAATTTGAAGTAATCCGCGATAAGAATGACCATTGCTTCACGGTGGTAAGCATGGAAAATGTAGACCCGCTGGGGGTACATACCGGAGAAAGTATTGTGGTAGCCCCTACCTGTTCGTTGACGGATGCCGAACTGGACTGGCTGAAAGAACTTTCTACCAAGACAATCCGCCATCTGGGGATTGTGGGTGAATGTAATATCCAGTATGCCTTTAATTCGGATACCAACGATTACCGGGTGATCGAGGTCAATGCACGGTTAAGCCGTTCATCGGCATTAGCTTCCAAAGCAAGCGGTTATCCGTTGGCATTTGTGGCTGCTAAATTAGCTTTGGGGTACGGGCTGGACGAAATAGGCGAAATGGGAACGCCTAATTCTGCTTATAAGGCTCCGGAAGTGGATTATATGATTGTTAAGATTCCGCGTTGGGATTTGACCAAATTTGTGGGAGTCTCCCGCCAGATCGGTTCCAGCATGAAGTCTGTAGGCGAAATTATGTCTATCGGCAAGTCTTTTGAAGAAATTATGCAAAAAGGGTTGCGTATGATCGGGCAAGGCATGCACGGGTTTGTAGGAAACAATGATCTGGAGTTCGAGAATTTGGACGATGAACTGGCAAATCCAACCGACCTTCGGATATTTGCCGTAGCAAAGGCTTTTGAGAAAGGATATACGGTAGAACGTATTCACGAACTGACGAAGATAAGCCATTGGTTCCTGAATGCACTAAAAAATATAGATGATTACCGGAAAGTATTGGAAGGTTATAATAAGATTGAAGATATTCCTGCCGATGTAATGAAAGAGGCCAAACGGCTGGGATTTTCCGACTTCCAGATTGCCCGCTTTGTGGAAGATCCGCAGGGAAATATGGAAAAAGAAAATCTGCGGGTACGCGCCTTGCGGAAGAAGCAAGGAGTGCTGCCTTCCGTAAAACGGATCAATACCATTGCGTCCGAACATCCCGAATTAACGAACTATTTGTACATGACGTACGACGGCAGCGAGCATGATATTCCTTATTATAAAAATGATAAGAGTGTTGTAATTCTCGGCTCCGGCGCTTACCGCATAGGTTCTTCCGTGGAATTCGACTGGTGTTCTGTGAATGCAGCCCAAACAGCCCGTAAGTTAGGGTATAAATCTATCATGATCAATTACAATCCGGAAACGGTTTCTACGGATTATGATATGTGCGACCGGCTTTATTTTGACGAACTTTCGTATGAACGGGTGTTGGATGTGATTGACTTGGAGTTGCCCAAGGGTGTAATTGTTTCGGTGGGCGGTCAGATTCCGAATAATTTGGCGATGAAGCTTCACCGCCAGCATGTACCGATCCTGGGTACTTCGCCTGTATCTATCGACCGGGCGGAGAACCGGCATAAATTTTCCGCGATGTTGGATCAACTGGGGATCGACCAGCCGAGATGGAGGGAGTTGGAAAGTATGGATGAGATCGATTCATTTGTGGACGAAGTAGGGTTCCCTATCTTGATCCGTCCTTCTTATGTGCTTTCCGGCGCGGCTATGAATGTTTGCCATACCAAAGAAGAAATGATTACCTTCTTGAAATTGGCGGCAAAGGTTTCTAAAGAATATCCTGTAGTGGTTTCCGAATTTTTGCAGAATGCAAAAGAAATAGAATTTGATGCGGTTGCCCAAAACGGGGAAGTGGTAGAGTATGCGATCTCGGAACATGTGGAATTTGCCGGAGTCCATTCGGGTGACGCTACGTTGGTGTTTCCTGCCCAGAAGATTTATTTTGAAACGGCACGCCGGATTAAGAAGATCAGTAAGATGATTGCTAAAGAATTGAACATCAGCGGTCCGTTTAATATTCAATACCTGGCAAAAAATAACGAAGTAAAAGTAATTGAATGTAATTTGCGTGCTTCACGGAGCTTCCCTTTCGTTTCGAAAGTATTGAAGCGGAACTTTATCGAGACGGCTGCGCGGATTATGTTGGATGCTCCTTATACCAAACCGGATAAGTCGGCTTTCGATATTGACTGGATAGGAGTAAAAGCTTCTCAATTTTCTTTTGCCCGTTTGCACAAGGCTGATCCGGTGCTGGGAGTAGATATGTCGTCGACCGGTGAAGTAGGTTGCATAGGTGACGATTTCGACGAAGCTTTGCTTTCCGCTATGATAGCAGTAGGGTATAATATTCCGAAGAAGGGGGTGATGGTTTCTTCCGGCGGAGCAAAATCGAAAGTGGATTTGCTGGAGCCTTGCCGTACCTTGGATGAGAAGGGGTATAAGATTTATGCAACTGCGGGAACACAGAAATTTTTAGCTGAAAATGGTATTCAGGCTACTGCCGTATGTTGGCCGGATGAAGAGGGCGAATTAAATGTGATGGATATGTTTGCCCGGCATGCGTTCGATTTGGTAATCAATATTCCGAAAAACCATTCGAAACGGGAATTGACAAATGGATATAAAATCCGCCGTGCAGCGATAGATCATAATATCCCGTTACTAACGAATGCCCGGTTGGCTAGTGCTTTCATCGAAGCATTCTGCCAGATGAAGATGGAAGATATTCAAATTAAAAGCTGGCAGGAGTATAAATAA